CGATCTGGCGCTGTGGCAGCTCGCCGGACAACCAGGCGACGACGATCGCCGCCAGGGCGGGTTCGGACGTGGCCTGGGCGAGCAACTCGGCAATCCGCGCGGTCTTGGCCTTCCGCGACGCCGAGCCGCCCACCTCGGTGGAAGCGGTCGCGACGTCGATCAGCAGCACAACCCACCTTTACATGCCTGACCGACAACGTCATGCGTCACCGCGATAACGTGCAGCTAACCTGCGGGCGCTGCCCCGGACAAACAAGGAGGTTTGGATGGAGATCAACGGCAAGAAGGTCATCGTGATCGGCGGTGCCTCGGGCATGGGCCGCGCGAGCGCCGAGCTGCTGCACGCCCGCGGTGCCAGCGTGGCGATTTTCGACCGGGAGGGCTCGGACGGCAAGGAGGTGGCGGCCGGCATCGGCGGCGACTTCTACCCGGTCGACGTCACCGACTTCGCCGCCACCGAGGAGACCCTCAAGACGGCCGCCGAGAAGCTCGGCGGGCTGCACGTCACGGTCACCACCGCGGGCGGCGGCATCGGCAAGCGGACCATCTCGAAGACCGGTCCGCACGACCTCGAGTCCTTCCAGCAGACCATCGATCTCAACCTGATCGCCACGTTCAACATCAGCCGGATCGCCGCGCACCTGATGAGCCAGAACGAGCCCGAGGACGAGGAGCGCGGCGTCATCATCAACACCGCCTCGATCGCCGCGTTCGAAGGCCAGATCGGGCAGGTCGCCTACACCGCTGCCAAGGCTGGGATCGCGGGAATGTGCCTGACCATGGCCCGTGACCTGGGGTCGGTGGGCGTCCGCGTGCTGGCGATCGCACCGAGCCTGTTCGCGACCGGGCTCACCAAGGGCATCCCGGACGAATTCGCAACGGCGCTGACCAAAGACGCGGCGTTCCCGAAGCGGCTGGGCCGCCCGGAGGAGTACGCCAAGCTGGTGGCCGCGATCGTCGACAACCCGATGCTGAACGGCCAGTGCCTGCGGCTCGACGCCGGCCAGCGCTTCGCCCCGAAGTGATGCGCTAGCGACGACGCCTCCCGACCGACCACCCGGTTGGGAGGCGTTCCGCATTTAAGTACACTCTTTCCAAACCGGCCAATGGCGTCCTAGAGGAAGGCCCTGTCATGGGTATCGCACTGACCGACGATCATCGCGAACTCGCCGACGTAGCCCGCGGGTTCCTCACGTCGCAGAAGGTCCGCGCGGCGGCGCGGGCGCTGCTGGACGCACCCGAGGAGAGTCGGCCGCCGTTCTGGCAGGGCATCGTCGAGCTCGGCTGGCTCGGCCTGCACATCGACGAGGAGCACGGCGGCTCGGGGTTCGGGCTGCCGGAACTCGTGGTGGTCATCGATGAACTCGGCCGCGCGGTGGCACCCGGCCCATTCGTGCCGACCGTCATCGCATCGTCGATCATCGCCAAAGACGGTTCCGCGGAACAGAAGTCGCGGCTACTGCCGGGACTGATCGACGGAACTGTCACCGCCGGCATCGGACTGGGCGGCAGTGTCGGCGTCAGCAACGGCGTCGCCGACGGTGATGCCGGCATCGTGCTGGGCGCGGGGCTCGGCGACCTGCTGCTGATCGCGGCCGGCGATGACGTGCTGCTGATCGAGCGCGACCGGTCGGGCGTCTCGATCGAGGTGCCGGAAAACTTGGACCCGACCCGTCGCTCGGGGCGGGTGAAGCTGGTAAAGGTCAGCGTCGGCGACGACGACATCCTGTCCGGCGCCCACGATTCGGCGCTGGCGCGCGCCCGGACGCTGCTCGCCGCCGAGGCGGTCGGGGGAGCGGCGGACTGCGTCGACTCCGCGGTCGACTACGCCAAGGTGCGTCAGCAGTTCGGCCGCACCATCGCCACCTTCCAGGCGATCAAGCACCACTGCGCCAACATGCTCGTCGCCTCGGAATCGGGCATCGCCTCGGTGTGGGACGCATCGCGGGCCGAGTCCGAAGACGAGGAACAGTTCCGGCTTGCCGCGGCTTCGGCTGCGGCACTGGCATTTCCAGCGTATGCGCGCAATGCGGAATTGAACATTCAGGTACACGGCGGTATCGGTTTCACCTGGGAGCACGACGCGCACTTCCACCTGCGCCGCGCGCTGGTCACGACGGCGCTGTTCGGCGGCGACGCGCCCGCCGAGGACGTCTTCGACCGCACCTCCGCCGGTGTCACCCGGGAGAACAGCCTGGACCTACCGCCCGAGGCCGAGGAGATGCGGGCGCGGATCCACACGGAGGTCGCCGAGTTCGCCGGTCTGGAAAAGCAGGCGCAGCGCGACAAGCTGATCGAGACCGGTTACGTGATGCCCCACTGGCCCAAGCCGTGGGGCCTGGCCGCAGATCCGGTGGAGCAGCTGGTGATCGAGGAGGAGTTCCGCGCCGCGAACATCAAGCGCACCGACTACGGCATCACCGCCTGGGTGATCCTGACCCTGGTGCAGCACGGAACACCCTGGCAGATCGAGCGATTCGTCGAGAAGGCGCTGCGCAAGGACGAAATCTGGTGCCAGCTGTTCTCCGAGCCCGAAGCCGGTTCGGACGCGGCGTCGATCAAGACCAAGGCCACCCGGGTGGATGGCGGCTGGAAGATCAACGGCCAGAAGGTCTGGACCAGCGGGGCGCACTACTGCGCGCGCGGTCTCGCCACCGTACGCACCGACCCCGATGCGCCCAAGCACGCCGGCATCACCACGGTGATCGTCGACATGAACGCCCCCGAGGTCGAGGTGCGGCCGCTGCGTCAGATCACCGGCGGATCGGACTTCAACGAGGTCTTCTTCAACGACCTGTTCGTGCCCGATGAGGACGTGGTCGGCGAGCCCAACACGGGATGGACGGTGGCGCGGGCGACGCTGGGCAATGAGCGAGTGAGCATCGGCGGCAGCGGGTCCTTCTACGCGGGTCTGGCCACCCAGCTGGTCGAGCAGGTCAAGGCGCAGCCAGATCGGTTGTCGGGTGGGCGAACTCGGGTGGGGGTCTACCTGGCCGAGGAGAACGCCCTGCGGCTGCTGAACCTACGTCGGGTCGCGCGCAGCGTGGAGGGCGCGGGCCCGGGGCCGGAAGGCAACGTCACCAAACTCAAACTGGCCGACCACATGGTGGAGGGCGGTGCGATCTCCGCGGCGCTGGCCGGACCGGAGACCGCGCTGTACGACGGGGCCGGCGCTTTGGCGGGCCGGCTGGTGATGAGCGCCCGGGCGATGGCCATCGCCGGCGGCACTTCGGAAGTGACCCGTAACCAGATCGCCGAGCGGATTCTCGGGATGCCGCGCGACCCGCTGATCAACTAGGCCTCGCCGCAGCGCTACGCTCGGCGACGGATCAGGCCGGGGCGAATTGGGGCGCGCCGCCGGGGCCTGGCTCCGGCAATACTTCGACCCGCATCCCGCATCTCACCGAATCGGGTTCGCAGTCAACAATATTGGCCGCAACCTTGAGCCCGTCCTGCTCGGCGAGTTCGACCAGAGCGATGACGTATGGCGTCGGGATCTCGGGGTTGAAGGCGTGGTAGTTGATCGTGTAGGTGAACACGCTGCCCTGCCCGGAGACCGGCTTGGCCTGTAACGCGCCGCCGCAGTCCCGGCAGGTGTCGGCCGCGGGATGGACCCAGTGTGCGCAGTTCTCGCAGTGCTCGATCTGCAGCTGAGAGGTCGCCTCGGTGGACACGGGCAATACAGTACACTCAATTGCCTTGGGCTGGTGAGCAGCGGGTTGGTCTAACGGACGGCGCAGATGAGCTACTTCGAAAAAGACGCGATCATTTCCGGCATCGGTATCTCCCGAATCGGCCGTCGCACCGGCATTCCCGGGCTCGAGCTGACAATGGAGTCGGTGCACGAGGCCATCGAGGACGCCGGCCTGACGCCGAGTGATATCGACGGGATCGCCACCCTCGGTGACACTCCCGCCGCCGAGGTCAACGCCGAACTGGGTATCCAAGCGGGCGACTGCGGGACGGGCTTCAATCACGGCGGTCTGCTGAATCCGGTGATCTCCGCGTGCCGCGCGGTCTCCGAGGGCCACGCGCGACACGTCCTCGTTTATCGGACGATCCAGATGCTGGGCGGCACGGTCCCGGTGAAGCCGGACGAGAATGCCGAACCACCGCCGATGGCAAAGATGTTCGATCCCGTCGAGGGTGAGATTCCGCCCATTGTCGGGCCCATGGACGACGTTCAGGATCTTGTTGCCGCCCAAGCGTATTCGGCGGCGAATTGGCTGGCGCTGGTATGCCGTCGGCACATGGAGCTGTACGGCACCACCAAGGAACAGCTGGGCTGGCTGGCGGTCAACAGCCGGCGTAACGCCGCGCTGAATCCCCGCGCGGTGTATCGCGATCCGATGACGATGGACGACTACCTGGCCGCGCGGCCGGTGTCGCTGCCGTTGGGGTTGCTCGACTGCGACGTGCCGATCGACGGCTCGGTCGCGCTGGTTGTTTCCTCCGCCGAGTACGCCAAGGACTGTCCGCACCGGGCCGTCAAGGTCGAGGCGGTCGGTGGCAGCAACGGCGCGGGCGGCTGGTTCCACCGCGCCGACTACCCGAAGATGGCGTCCGCCGATGCCGCCGCGCAGATGTGGTCACGCACCAACCTGACGCCGGCCGACCTGCAACTCGCGGAACTTTACGACGGGTTCACCTTCCTCACTTTCGCGTGGCTGGAAGCGCTGGGCATCTGCGGTGACGGCGAAGCCGGACCGTTCGTCGAGGGTGCGGAGCGGATCGCACTGAACGGTGCGCTACCGCTGAACACCTACGGCGGCCAACTCTCGGCGGGACGGATGCACGGCTATTGGCTGCTGCACGAGACCTGTCTGCAGTTGCGTGGCGAGGCGGGGGAGCGGCAGGTGACGCGTCGTCCCGAGGTCGCTGTCGCCGCGGTCGGCGGTGGACCGATCGCCGGATGCATGTTGTTCACATGCTGAATCCGGTTGTGTGAGAGCTCCATCGAGCTCTCCTGCGCACGCCGGAGCCGACAAGCGGGCGTCCCAGATCGCCCGTCTGATGGAGGCCGACGTCATCCGCCGAGGCTGGCCGGTCGGGGAGTCGCTCGGCTCGGAGCAGTCACTGCAGGAGCGCTACCAGGTGAGCCGCTCGGTGCTGCGGGAAGCCGTTCGGCTCGTCGAGCATCATCGGGTCGCGCAGATGCGGCGCGGGCCCAACGGCGGCCTGCTGATTTGCGAACCGGACGCCGCTCCGGCCACCCACGCGATCATCATCTACCTGGAGTACCTGGGCATCACCATCGGCGATCTGCTCGACGCCCGGCTGCTGCTGGAGCCGCTGGCGGCGTCGCGGGCCGCGCAGCTCATCGATGAATCGGGCATCGAGCGGTTGCGGGAGGTGGTTCGTACCGAGCACCGGCAGCCCGGTCCGCCCAGCGACGAATTCCACGCGGCCCTAGCGGAGCAATCGAAAAACCCGGTGCTGCAACTGTTTATCGACATCCTGATGCGGCTGACCGTCCGGTACGCGCAAGACTCGCGACTCGACTCGGCCCACGACGCGTTCGAGGCGATCGAGCACCGGCACCGCGACCACTCGGCCATCGTCGCGGCCGTCACCGCCGGGGATGCGGCCCGCGCCATGACGCTCAGCGAGCAGCACGCGGCGTCGGTGACCAAGTGGCTGCAGGATCACCACCGGCCCCGCGCACGTCGACGTCGTGTGAATCATGAAGCGCCGCAAGGCAAGCTGGCCGAGGTATTGGCCGCTGCCATTCGCGACGACATCGCCAGCAGCGGCTGGCCGGTGGGAGAGGTGTTCGGCAGCGAGGTGGCGCTGCTGGAGCGCTATCAGGTCAGCCGCGCCGTGTTGCGGGAAGCGGTGCGGCTCCTGGAGTATCACGCCGTCGCCACCACCCGGCGCGGGCCCGGCGGCGGGCTGGTGGTTGCCGAACCCCAGGCGCAGGCCAGCATCGACACCATCGCGCTGTATCTCCAGTACCGCCGCCCCCGCCGCGAGGACCTGACCCTCATCCGCGACGCCATCGAGATCGACAACGTGGCCAAGGTCGTCGCCCGCCACGACGAGCCGGAGGTTCGCGACTTCCTGGACAGGCAACGGCGGACGATCGAGGCCGCCGGCGACGACCCCGGCAAGGCCGGTGTCGAGGAATTCCTGTTCCACGCCGGGCTGGCCACGCTGGCCGGCAACGCCGTGCTGGAGCTGTTCCTGCGCATCCTTGTCGAGGTCTTCCGCCGCTATTGGGCGAGCACCGACCAGCCGGTTCCCAGCCATGGCGACTTGGTCGAAGTGCGGCGCGCCCACCTGCGCATCGTCGAGGCGATCGGCCGGGGTGACGACAGCCTGGCGCGACACCGCATCCGCCGTCATCTGGACGCCGCCGCCTCCTGGTGGCTGTAAAAGAGGTTGCAGCGCCCGCCCGGCAGCGTCTACCCTCGGCGACGTGCAACATCGTCTCGTAGTAGCCAGCACCCGCAGCGGGGTCTGATCCAGACCGACCCCCCGCTGTGGGTCGGAAGCTACTACCCGTCGGTCACTCCTTCAGACCAGAGAAGACGACCGGCACATGACCATCACCTTCGCTTCACCCGAATCTCCGACGCTGCTCTTCGACGGTGTTCCGTTGCCGCGCGGGCTTCGCGAAGACGCCGACACCATGTCGTGGAGCACCTTCACCGCCACCTATGCACCGAGCGGTGGACCGCTGCGCTTACGTCACTGGGCTTGCGCCGACGACGGCCGGCCCGCCACCCGGCTCGGACCACGCACGTTTCAGGCAACCCTGGCGCTCGGTGACCGCATCGAAACCGCGACGGCCACCGCGAACGGCCCGGTCGCCGCGCTCACCGCGATGCTGCACGAGCGCGGGGTTGCGGTCGAGATGCTGAAGTTCCATCAGCTGCAGTCCGACGACACCACCGCGACGTTCATCCGCGGCACCGACGGCTGCCGCGCCGAGTGGGCGATGGGCCACGCTGCCGACCCGACGCAGTCCGCCCTGTCGGCCGTCATCGCCTGCGCGAACCGGCTGTACTCGACGAGCCGCTGACCGCGAGCGTCGACTTTTCGGCCTCGAGACCGCTTCTCTGCCACAACAAGTCGACGTTCGGAGCGCAGAACTAGAGGCGACGAAGCACGATCGGCATGCCGTCCATCGGAATCGGCATGCCGCCGTAGTCCCAGCGTGGCTGGTAACCGGGCCGGGCGAGTTCGAGGCGGTAGCGCCGCAGCAGGCGGTGCAGGATCGTCTTGACCTCGAGGCGGCCGAAGACCATGCCGATGCACTTGTGCGCACCGCCGCCGAACGGCGCGAACGCATACCGGTGCTGCTTGTGCTCGTTACGCGGCTCGAGGAACCGCTCGGGGTCGAACTTCAGCGGGTCGGTCCACAGCTCGGGCAGCCAGTGGTTGGTACCCGGCCAGGTGACGACGTTGGTGCCGGCCGGCAGGTAGTGGCCGAGCAGGTCGGTGTCGCGCACGGTCTGGCGCATGTTGAACGGCAGCGGGGTGACGAGGCGCAGCGACTCGTCCATCACCAGGTCGAGCGTCTCCAGCTTCTCCAATGCCTCGATGTCCAGCGGCCCGTCGCCGAGCCGGTCCGACTCGTCGCGGCAGCGCTCCTGCCACTCCGGGTTAGCGGCCAGGTTGTAGGCCATCGTGGTGGTCGTCGACGTCGAGGTGTCGTGCGCCGCCATCATCAGGAAGATCATGTGATTGACGATGTCGTCGTTGGTGAAGCTGTTGCCGTCCTCGTCCTCGGTGTGACACAGCACCGAGAGCATGTCGGTGCCGTCGACGTTGTGGCGCTGCTCCTTGACCCGCTCGACGAAGTAGTCCTCGAGCACCTTGCGGGCCTGCTTGCCACGCCACCACTTGAACGGTGGAACGCTGGTCCGGATGATCGCTCCGCCGGCTCGGGTGGTGGTGGTGAACGCCTGGTTCACCTTGGTGACCAGGTCATGGTCGGTGCCGGGCTCGTGGCCCATGAAGACCACCGAGGCGATGTCGAGGGTGAGTTCCTTCATCGCCGGGTGGAAAAGGAAGCGGGCGTCGTCGGTCGGGTAGCCGGCTACCACCGACGACGCCACCGCGTCGATGTGGTCGACGTAGCCGGTCAGCCGGCTGCGGGTGAACGCCTCCTGCATGATCCGCCGGTGGTACATGTGCTCGTCGAAGTCGAGCATCATCAGGCCGCGGTTGAAGAACGGCCCGATCACCGGGTGCCAGCCCTTCTGCGAGAACTCCTTGTTGCGGTTGGAGAAGATCGCCTGGGTGGCGTCCGGGCCGATCGCGACGACCGACGGCAGCGCGGCGGATTCGGCGTAGAACACCGGGCCGCGCGTGTTGTAGAGGTGCAGCGGGAAGTTCGGGCCGCCGCGGAACATCTCGATGATGTGGCCCAGCACGGGCAGTCCGCTGTCGCCCATCACCGGCTTCAGGCCGCTGCCGGCCGGCGGCGTGGCCAGTTCGCGCGTGGGCCAGTCGACGTTCAGCAGCCGCTTTTCCAGCATCCCCATGCCGGGGATCGTGTTCACCGTCGGGGTGAAGCGGCGCTTGGCCTGGTCAAGCAGGTATCCGGTGTTGCTGATCGTCGTCATTGACTTCCTTCATCCGGGCGTGCGGCCAACAGCGATCGCGTGTGTGGCAGATGTCACTACCCGACATCTTCTGAGGAAACTTGACGGCTGTCAAGTTTCCTTTTGGGTGTGGCGTAGTGCAAGGTCGTAGGGTGCGCATCGAACAGGGGGTCGACCGGGCGGGCGACGAGGCCCAGGGCGTGCCGGTCCCACGGCGGCGCGGTGATCGACAGCGCCACGCCATCGTTCAGGCGGTCCGCGGGTTGCTCGAGGAGAAGCCGTTCGCCCAGCTCTCGGTGAGCACCATCAGCGATCGCGCGGGCGTGGCCCGGTCGGGCTTCTACTTTTACTTCGACTCGAAATACGCCGTGCTGGCGCAGATCCTGGCCGACGCCACCCACGAACTCGAGGAGCTGACCGAGTACTTCGCGCCGCGCGGAGCCGACGAGACCCCGGCGGCCTTCGCCAGGCGGATGGTCGGCAGCGCGGCGGCGGTCTACGCCCACAACGATCCGGTGATGTCGGCGTGCAACGCGGCCCGCAACACCGACGCCGAGATCCGCGATCTGCTCAACCAACAGGTCGAGGGCGTCGTCCAGCAGATCATCGGCATCGTCGAAGACGAGTTGCGGGCCGGGACCGCCCACCCGATCAGCGACGACATCGCGACGCTGGTTCGCACTCTGTCGGTCACCACCGCGCAGATGCTGTCCGGTGACAGCGCGTACCTGGGCGACGACGGCGACGTGCAACGCGGGGTGCGAGTGCTCGAGGCGCTGTGGCTCAACGCGTTGTGGGGCGGCTCGCTACAGGCCT
The sequence above is a segment of the Candidatus Mycobacterium wuenschmannii genome. Coding sequences within it:
- a CDS encoding thiolase family protein produces the protein MSYFEKDAIISGIGISRIGRRTGIPGLELTMESVHEAIEDAGLTPSDIDGIATLGDTPAAEVNAELGIQAGDCGTGFNHGGLLNPVISACRAVSEGHARHVLVYRTIQMLGGTVPVKPDENAEPPPMAKMFDPVEGEIPPIVGPMDDVQDLVAAQAYSAANWLALVCRRHMELYGTTKEQLGWLAVNSRRNAALNPRAVYRDPMTMDDYLAARPVSLPLGLLDCDVPIDGSVALVVSSAEYAKDCPHRAVKVEAVGGSNGAGGWFHRADYPKMASADAAAQMWSRTNLTPADLQLAELYDGFTFLTFAWLEALGICGDGEAGPFVEGAERIALNGALPLNTYGGQLSAGRMHGYWLLHETCLQLRGEAGERQVTRRPEVAVAAVGGGPIAGCMLFTC
- a CDS encoding SDR family NAD(P)-dependent oxidoreductase gives rise to the protein MEINGKKVIVIGGASGMGRASAELLHARGASVAIFDREGSDGKEVAAGIGGDFYPVDVTDFAATEETLKTAAEKLGGLHVTVTTAGGGIGKRTISKTGPHDLESFQQTIDLNLIATFNISRIAAHLMSQNEPEDEERGVIINTASIAAFEGQIGQVAYTAAKAGIAGMCLTMARDLGSVGVRVLAIAPSLFATGLTKGIPDEFATALTKDAAFPKRLGRPEEYAKLVAAIVDNPMLNGQCLRLDAGQRFAPK
- a CDS encoding acyl-CoA dehydrogenase — encoded protein: MGIALTDDHRELADVARGFLTSQKVRAAARALLDAPEESRPPFWQGIVELGWLGLHIDEEHGGSGFGLPELVVVIDELGRAVAPGPFVPTVIASSIIAKDGSAEQKSRLLPGLIDGTVTAGIGLGGSVGVSNGVADGDAGIVLGAGLGDLLLIAAGDDVLLIERDRSGVSIEVPENLDPTRRSGRVKLVKVSVGDDDILSGAHDSALARARTLLAAEAVGGAADCVDSAVDYAKVRQQFGRTIATFQAIKHHCANMLVASESGIASVWDASRAESEDEEQFRLAAASAAALAFPAYARNAELNIQVHGGIGFTWEHDAHFHLRRALVTTALFGGDAPAEDVFDRTSAGVTRENSLDLPPEAEEMRARIHTEVAEFAGLEKQAQRDKLIETGYVMPHWPKPWGLAADPVEQLVIEEEFRAANIKRTDYGITAWVILTLVQHGTPWQIERFVEKALRKDEIWCQLFSEPEAGSDAASIKTKATRVDGGWKINGQKVWTSGAHYCARGLATVRTDPDAPKHAGITTVIVDMNAPEVEVRPLRQITGGSDFNEVFFNDLFVPDEDVVGEPNTGWTVARATLGNERVSIGGSGSFYAGLATQLVEQVKAQPDRLSGGRTRVGVYLAEENALRLLNLRRVARSVEGAGPGPEGNVTKLKLADHMVEGGAISAALAGPETALYDGAGALAGRLVMSARAMAIAGGTSEVTRNQIAERILGMPRDPLIN
- a CDS encoding TetR/AcrR family transcriptional regulator, which translates into the protein MEQGVDRAGDEAQGVPVPRRRGDRQRHAIVQAVRGLLEEKPFAQLSVSTISDRAGVARSGFYFYFDSKYAVLAQILADATHELEELTEYFAPRGADETPAAFARRMVGSAAAVYAHNDPVMSACNAARNTDAEIRDLLNQQVEGVVQQIIGIVEDELRAGTAHPISDDIATLVRTLSVTTAQMLSGDSAYLGDDGDVQRGVRVLEALWLNALWGGSLQA
- a CDS encoding FadR/GntR family transcriptional regulator; translation: MEADVIRRGWPVGESLGSEQSLQERYQVSRSVLREAVRLVEHHRVAQMRRGPNGGLLICEPDAAPATHAIIIYLEYLGITIGDLLDARLLLEPLAASRAAQLIDESGIERLREVVRTEHRQPGPPSDEFHAALAEQSKNPVLQLFIDILMRLTVRYAQDSRLDSAHDAFEAIEHRHRDHSAIVAAVTAGDAARAMTLSEQHAASVTKWLQDHHRPRARRRRVNHEAPQGKLAEVLAAAIRDDIASSGWPVGEVFGSEVALLERYQVSRAVLREAVRLLEYHAVATTRRGPGGGLVVAEPQAQASIDTIALYLQYRRPRREDLTLIRDAIEIDNVAKVVARHDEPEVRDFLDRQRRTIEAAGDDPGKAGVEEFLFHAGLATLAGNAVLELFLRILVEVFRRYWASTDQPVPSHGDLVEVRRAHLRIVEAIGRGDDSLARHRIRRHLDAAASWWL
- a CDS encoding 2-isopropylmalate synthase, which translates into the protein MTITFASPESPTLLFDGVPLPRGLREDADTMSWSTFTATYAPSGGPLRLRHWACADDGRPATRLGPRTFQATLALGDRIETATATANGPVAALTAMLHERGVAVEMLKFHQLQSDDTTATFIRGTDGCRAEWAMGHAADPTQSALSAVIACANRLYSTSR
- a CDS encoding cytochrome P450, translating into MTTISNTGYLLDQAKRRFTPTVNTIPGMGMLEKRLLNVDWPTRELATPPAGSGLKPVMGDSGLPVLGHIIEMFRGGPNFPLHLYNTRGPVFYAESAALPSVVAIGPDATQAIFSNRNKEFSQKGWHPVIGPFFNRGLMMLDFDEHMYHRRIMQEAFTRSRLTGYVDHIDAVASSVVAGYPTDDARFLFHPAMKELTLDIASVVFMGHEPGTDHDLVTKVNQAFTTTTRAGGAIIRTSVPPFKWWRGKQARKVLEDYFVERVKEQRHNVDGTDMLSVLCHTEDEDGNSFTNDDIVNHMIFLMMAAHDTSTSTTTTMAYNLAANPEWQERCRDESDRLGDGPLDIEALEKLETLDLVMDESLRLVTPLPFNMRQTVRDTDLLGHYLPAGTNVVTWPGTNHWLPELWTDPLKFDPERFLEPRNEHKQHRYAFAPFGGGAHKCIGMVFGRLEVKTILHRLLRRYRLELARPGYQPRWDYGGMPIPMDGMPIVLRRL
- a CDS encoding Zn-ribbon domain-containing OB-fold protein, whose amino-acid sequence is MPVSTEATSQLQIEHCENCAHWVHPAADTCRDCGGALQAKPVSGQGSVFTYTINYHAFNPEIPTPYVIALVELAEQDGLKVAANIVDCEPDSVRCGMRVEVLPEPGPGGAPQFAPA